In Hamadaea flava, a genomic segment contains:
- a CDS encoding amidohydrolase family protein has protein sequence MSSLTGAVFARQAQRQFAIVDAHAHAGPYSLFFIPDNGPDAMVRVMDRCGVSRTVFSSHLAIQLDASAGNDATAAAVSAHPGRLSGYLVVNPWQDPHAEVERYAGDPRFSGIKLHPSLHHYALTGPRYAAAFEYAAHTGCPVLTHTYAGSEWDDLSVVAAVAERYPNVTILAGHSGITPTGFDAAIAVARRMPNVVLEVCGSFIRGDDITRMVAELGPDRVVFGSDFPFIDLRMSLGRVIFAQLNDDERAAVLGGTMLSLLGRQRSAHDTLRGVA, from the coding sequence ATGTCCTCGCTGACCGGGGCGGTATTCGCCCGCCAAGCCCAGCGGCAGTTCGCCATCGTCGACGCGCACGCGCACGCCGGGCCCTACAGTCTGTTCTTCATCCCCGACAACGGACCCGACGCGATGGTGCGGGTGATGGACCGCTGCGGCGTCAGCCGTACCGTGTTCTCCAGCCACCTGGCGATCCAGCTCGACGCGTCGGCCGGCAACGACGCCACGGCCGCCGCGGTCAGCGCGCACCCCGGGCGACTGTCGGGGTATCTGGTGGTCAACCCATGGCAGGACCCGCACGCCGAGGTGGAGCGTTACGCCGGCGACCCACGCTTCAGCGGCATCAAACTGCACCCGAGCCTGCACCATTACGCGCTCACCGGTCCGCGCTACGCGGCTGCCTTCGAGTACGCGGCGCACACCGGCTGCCCCGTGCTGACCCACACCTACGCCGGCTCCGAATGGGACGACCTGTCGGTGGTCGCCGCGGTCGCCGAGCGCTACCCGAACGTGACGATCCTGGCCGGCCACAGCGGAATCACCCCGACCGGGTTCGACGCTGCGATCGCCGTGGCGCGGCGGATGCCCAACGTTGTGCTGGAGGTGTGCGGCTCGTTCATCCGCGGCGACGACATCACCCGGATGGTGGCCGAACTCGGCCCCGATCGGGTCGTGTTCGGCAGCGACTTTCCTTTCATCGACCTGCGCATGTCTCTCGGCCGGGTGATCTTCGCGCAGCTCAACGATGACGAGCGGGCGGCCGTGCTCGGTGGAACCATGCTCTCCCTCCTCGGCCGACAGCGGTCCGCGCACGATACGCTACGAGGGGTAGCGTGA
- a CDS encoding enolase C-terminal domain-like protein, whose product MAPLSVTGIEFRDVLFARPLHLSGASIDRVTMAVVRVRSGQRHGAGASMLSVPWAWPGDPQLSWASKDQLMRAAAVTLAEAADGIRTADPIEVHDTVAQATIGGAMPALATTLALAAVDNAVHAALSALPPPLRRRLPVQHVVGVDDPAAPPPDGIGHVKIKLSGRSPAADAARVGEVFRHAGRPRLSLDPNEGYAEAAGVVELLERVRADDPDAYAAIGYLEQPIPRDAGDDPSGLRAVGRLKPVLVDEGLATAEQLGGLRDQGWSGLVVKASKGTSLALRAHAFAQRHRMFVTIQDLTAVDLALEHSARLAAALPWSSPAFEYNSRQYCPAANDDLKRAKPALVGVRDGHIEVG is encoded by the coding sequence ATGGCGCCGCTTAGCGTCACGGGGATCGAGTTCCGGGACGTGTTGTTCGCTCGGCCGCTGCATCTGTCCGGGGCGAGCATCGACCGGGTCACGATGGCGGTCGTGCGGGTCCGATCGGGTCAGCGCCACGGCGCCGGGGCGAGCATGCTCTCGGTGCCGTGGGCCTGGCCCGGGGATCCGCAGCTGTCCTGGGCGAGCAAGGACCAGCTGATGCGTGCGGCGGCGGTGACGTTGGCCGAGGCGGCCGACGGCATTCGCACGGCCGACCCGATCGAGGTCCACGACACCGTCGCGCAGGCCACGATCGGTGGCGCCATGCCGGCCTTGGCCACCACGCTGGCGCTGGCGGCCGTCGACAACGCGGTGCACGCCGCGTTGTCGGCACTGCCGCCGCCGCTGCGGCGCCGTCTGCCGGTGCAGCACGTCGTCGGCGTCGACGATCCCGCTGCGCCGCCGCCGGACGGCATCGGGCACGTCAAGATCAAGCTGTCCGGTCGCAGCCCCGCGGCCGACGCGGCCAGGGTCGGTGAGGTCTTCCGCCACGCCGGCCGGCCGCGGCTGTCCTTGGATCCCAACGAGGGGTACGCCGAAGCCGCCGGCGTAGTCGAGCTGCTCGAACGGGTGCGTGCCGACGACCCGGACGCGTACGCCGCGATCGGCTATCTCGAGCAGCCGATACCGAGGGACGCCGGTGACGACCCGAGCGGTCTGCGCGCGGTCGGGCGACTCAAACCGGTGCTCGTCGACGAAGGACTGGCCACCGCCGAGCAGCTCGGCGGGTTGCGCGATCAGGGCTGGAGCGGCCTGGTGGTCAAAGCGAGCAAGGGCACCAGCCTGGCGTTGCGCGCGCACGCGTTCGCCCAGCGGCACCGGATGTTCGTCACCATTCAGGACCTGACCGCCGTCGATCTGGCACTCGAACACTCGGCTCGGCTGGCGGCCGCGCTGCCGTGGTCGTCACCGGCGTTCGAGTACAACAGTCGCCAGTACTGCCCGGCCGCCAACGACGACCTCAAGCGCGCCAAGCCTGCCCTGGTCGGCGTCCGTGACGGTCATATTGAGGTGGGCTGA
- a CDS encoding helix-turn-helix transcriptional regulator: protein MRYAVAMVVDADDFVLGARSRGDRWAADQLARCRSEMESLERVEVSHEPPDSWIVTLAGEDRHTLARQAADLAHEIRDRIRRGTELTATVVIGRPAPVHQARRAATRTADRKLLADGGDRVILPSDDARPGGVPSARPPAKPDRPPARVETTLSACLRRGDRRAAVEVLIHWVGRAAAQPGATPQSLRHGLIAALLSAAEATGAQRLADGSVDWSSVPLTELFELADIHERSYLRLWLDNLIARLIGDHAGPGDPLELAITHIQQHFGDPALSLDSVAGAVAVSPFYISHLFRRRRGETFRHYLTGCRLAYARALLTGTGLPIEQIAARSGYTSAKRFRIVFKRHLGCPPAHYRRQRLH, encoded by the coding sequence ATGCGGTACGCCGTTGCCATGGTCGTCGACGCGGACGACTTCGTCCTCGGGGCGCGCAGCCGGGGCGACCGCTGGGCGGCCGACCAGCTCGCCCGATGCCGGTCGGAGATGGAGTCGCTGGAGCGGGTCGAGGTGTCCCATGAGCCACCCGACAGCTGGATCGTCACGCTCGCCGGCGAGGACCGCCACACATTGGCTCGGCAGGCGGCCGACCTGGCCCACGAGATACGCGACCGGATCCGCCGCGGCACCGAGCTGACGGCGACCGTGGTGATCGGCCGGCCCGCCCCGGTGCACCAGGCACGACGGGCCGCCACGCGGACCGCCGACCGCAAGTTGCTGGCCGACGGTGGCGACCGGGTCATCCTGCCGTCCGATGACGCCCGGCCGGGCGGCGTCCCATCCGCCCGGCCTCCGGCGAAACCTGACCGGCCTCCGGCGAGAGTGGAGACGACCTTGTCGGCCTGTCTGCGCCGGGGCGACCGGCGGGCAGCGGTCGAGGTTCTGATTCACTGGGTCGGGCGCGCCGCCGCTCAGCCGGGCGCCACCCCGCAGTCGCTGCGCCACGGGCTGATCGCCGCGTTGCTCAGCGCAGCCGAGGCCACCGGAGCCCAACGCCTGGCCGACGGATCGGTGGACTGGTCGTCGGTCCCGCTGACCGAGTTGTTCGAACTCGCCGACATCCACGAACGGTCCTACCTGCGGCTGTGGCTGGACAATCTCATCGCCCGCCTCATCGGCGACCACGCCGGGCCCGGCGACCCCCTGGAACTCGCGATCACCCACATCCAACAGCATTTCGGCGACCCGGCGCTGAGCCTGGACTCGGTGGCGGGAGCCGTGGCGGTCAGCCCGTTCTACATCTCGCACCTGTTCCGCCGCCGCCGGGGGGAGACCTTCCGGCACTACCTCACCGGGTGCCGGCTCGCGTACGCGCGGGCGTTGTTGACCGGCACCGGACTGCCGATCGAGCAGATCGCCGCACGCAGTGGTTATACCAGCGCCAAACGCTTCCGCATCGTCTTCAAGCGACACCTCGGCTGCCCGCCGGCCCACTACCGGCGGCAGCGTCTGCACTAA
- a CDS encoding fumarylacetoacetate hydrolase family protein gives MFLARIRRAEGAPVEVAALDRETGALLTLPSGMSGDPVALLRDYGVAELTEAVDRMRRTGAAPLDPRAVLFEPPVATCTKICCLALNYAAHAAESRLEVPPEPVLFFKPPSALIGHRRTVVAPARTRHLEHEVELAIVIGAETRDLPAERWREAVAGYSVINDVTARDLQLANMERNVPWDQAKGFDTFAPLGPYLVTADEVPDPQALELRLEVGGRLRQQANTADMVFGIPRLIEDLSDGMTLSPGDVIATGTVAGLAPLSDGDVMHASVSGLGTLINPVRFTPR, from the coding sequence ATGTTTCTTGCACGGATCAGGCGCGCCGAAGGCGCACCCGTCGAGGTGGCCGCTCTCGACCGGGAGACGGGCGCGCTGCTGACTCTGCCGTCGGGCATGTCCGGCGATCCCGTCGCGCTGCTGCGCGACTACGGCGTCGCCGAGCTGACTGAGGCGGTGGACCGGATGCGGCGCACCGGCGCGGCGCCGCTGGACCCGCGGGCGGTGCTGTTCGAGCCGCCGGTGGCCACCTGCACGAAGATCTGCTGCCTGGCGTTGAACTACGCCGCTCACGCGGCGGAGAGCCGGCTGGAGGTGCCGCCGGAGCCAGTGCTGTTCTTCAAGCCTCCGTCGGCGTTGATCGGCCATCGGCGGACGGTCGTGGCACCGGCCCGGACGCGCCACCTCGAGCATGAGGTGGAGCTGGCGATCGTCATCGGCGCCGAGACTCGGGACCTGCCGGCCGAACGATGGCGGGAGGCGGTCGCCGGCTACTCGGTGATCAACGATGTCACGGCCCGGGACCTGCAACTGGCCAACATGGAGCGCAACGTGCCCTGGGACCAGGCCAAGGGGTTCGACACGTTCGCGCCCCTGGGCCCTTACCTGGTGACTGCCGACGAGGTGCCCGATCCGCAGGCATTGGAGCTGCGCCTGGAAGTCGGCGGCCGGCTGCGCCAGCAGGCCAACACCGCCGACATGGTGTTCGGCATCCCGCGGCTGATCGAGGATCTGTCCGACGGGATGACGTTGTCGCCCGGGGACGTGATCGCCACGGGGACGGTGGCGGGCCTGGCGCCGTTGTCCGACGGCGACGTCATGCACGCTTCGGTCTCCGGCTTGGGCACGCTGATCAACCCCGTACGTTTCACGCCGCGATGA
- a CDS encoding aspartate aminotransferase family protein, translating into MTADERPQTIATQMHAAARQVLAGGVSSDARRLPGTPLYVDRAAGSRLWDVDGNSYLDYVLGQGPAILGHCPPEVVDAIRTQAGRGIVYSAQHEAEVTVAQRLCAMVPVAQRVRFNTVGSEAVHAALRLARGYTGRPKVLKFEGHYHGWFDPVLYSVHPAVDAAGPAERPQPVPGTGGQQLSSAADLVLAPWNDLDALRTLLELHGEQIAAVVMEPILCNTGAIVPDPGYLAGVRELCDRHGCLLIFDEVITGFRVAPGGAQELLDVTPDLAVFGKAMAGGMPVSALTGRAEVMDFITDGTVAHAGTFNSHPVAMAAAAATLRILDEQRDEIYPRLHRLGAALMDGIRAAAAKAGVPMLVDGPGPMFQTYLTTNDRVRDYRGFAATDRAGMARLHGLLLNQGVNMVPRGLWFLSAAHTDDDVQRTVDAVARALEQW; encoded by the coding sequence GTGACCGCCGACGAACGCCCCCAGACCATCGCCACCCAGATGCACGCCGCCGCCCGTCAGGTCCTCGCCGGCGGGGTGTCCAGCGACGCCCGCCGCCTGCCCGGCACACCGCTGTACGTCGACCGGGCCGCCGGATCGCGGCTGTGGGACGTCGACGGCAATTCCTACCTCGACTACGTGCTCGGGCAGGGCCCGGCGATTCTCGGGCACTGCCCGCCGGAGGTCGTCGACGCGATCCGTACGCAGGCCGGGCGAGGGATCGTCTACTCCGCCCAGCACGAGGCGGAAGTGACCGTGGCACAACGGCTGTGCGCCATGGTCCCCGTCGCGCAGCGCGTGCGGTTCAACACGGTGGGCTCCGAGGCCGTCCACGCGGCGCTGCGCCTGGCTCGCGGCTACACCGGACGCCCGAAGGTCCTCAAGTTCGAAGGCCACTACCACGGCTGGTTCGATCCGGTGCTCTACAGCGTGCACCCCGCCGTGGACGCCGCCGGGCCGGCCGAACGCCCACAGCCCGTCCCCGGCACCGGGGGACAGCAGCTGAGCAGCGCGGCCGACCTGGTCCTCGCGCCCTGGAACGATCTCGACGCCCTGCGTACCCTGCTGGAGCTGCACGGCGAGCAGATCGCCGCGGTCGTCATGGAGCCGATTCTGTGCAACACCGGCGCGATCGTCCCCGACCCCGGCTATCTCGCCGGCGTACGCGAGTTGTGCGACCGGCACGGCTGCCTGCTCATCTTCGACGAGGTGATCACCGGGTTCCGGGTCGCGCCCGGCGGCGCGCAGGAACTGCTCGACGTCACACCGGACCTGGCCGTCTTCGGCAAGGCGATGGCCGGCGGCATGCCCGTCTCGGCCCTAACCGGACGGGCCGAGGTCATGGACTTCATCACCGACGGCACCGTCGCGCACGCCGGAACGTTCAACTCGCACCCGGTGGCGATGGCGGCCGCCGCGGCCACGCTGCGGATCCTCGACGAACAGCGCGACGAGATCTATCCCCGGCTACACCGGCTCGGCGCGGCCCTCATGGACGGCATCCGCGCAGCGGCGGCCAAGGCGGGCGTCCCGATGCTCGTCGACGGGCCGGGCCCGATGTTCCAGACCTATCTCACCACCAACGACCGGGTACGCGACTACCGCGGTTTCGCCGCCACCGACCGCGCCGGGATGGCCCGCCTGCACGGGCTGCTGCTGAACCAAGGCGTGAACATGGTTCCGCGGGGGCTGTGGTTCCTATCGGCCGCGCATACCGACGACGACGTCCAGCGCACCGTCGACGCGGTCGCACGTGCCCTGGAGCAGTGGTGA
- a CDS encoding Gfo/Idh/MocA family protein translates to MVIRVGMVGVNTSHATAFATAIGTLPDATLTWVWGGELRPGQPDAAALARTHAIADVVRAPTDLLAETDLVLIIDDTGGGRSHAALARPFLRAGVATFVNKPMALDLAEAVELFGYTTAVTSSSALRFSREIAAAREEITALGTLSSGISTGPGEWFYYGVHAVEQLFAATGGGVAWVQRLTWPQRDVAILGYHDGHTAVVQTLRDAKNSFVLSLHGEHGWLTVETLDATAFYRGQMAATVHMARTGVPPVTAAETLEVLAVLRAGEVSAERGGSRVALAEVMP, encoded by the coding sequence GTGGTGATCCGGGTCGGCATGGTGGGGGTCAACACCTCCCACGCGACGGCGTTCGCCACGGCGATCGGCACCCTGCCAGATGCCACGCTGACCTGGGTGTGGGGTGGCGAGCTGCGGCCGGGCCAACCCGACGCCGCGGCCCTCGCCCGCACCCACGCCATCGCCGACGTGGTACGCGCACCCACCGACCTGCTGGCCGAGACCGACCTCGTCCTGATCATCGACGACACCGGCGGCGGTCGCAGCCACGCGGCGCTTGCCCGCCCGTTCCTGCGGGCTGGGGTGGCGACCTTCGTCAACAAGCCGATGGCGCTCGACCTGGCGGAAGCGGTGGAGTTGTTCGGCTACACAACCGCGGTCACCAGCTCGTCGGCGCTGCGGTTCAGCCGGGAGATCGCCGCCGCCCGCGAGGAAATCACCGCTCTGGGCACCCTGTCGAGTGGGATCAGCACCGGGCCCGGCGAGTGGTTCTACTACGGCGTACACGCCGTCGAGCAGCTGTTCGCCGCCACCGGCGGCGGCGTCGCATGGGTGCAGCGGCTGACGTGGCCGCAGCGGGACGTGGCGATCCTGGGCTACCACGACGGGCACACCGCCGTCGTGCAAACCCTGCGCGACGCGAAGAACTCGTTCGTGCTGAGCCTGCACGGCGAGCACGGTTGGCTGACCGTCGAGACCCTCGACGCCACCGCGTTCTACCGCGGGCAGATGGCCGCGACGGTGCACATGGCGCGTACGGGGGTTCCACCGGTAACGGCGGCCGAGACGTTGGAGGTGCTCGCCGTGCTGCGCGCCGGGGAGGTCTCGGCCGAACGCGGCGGGTCCCGCGTCGCGCTTGCCGAGGTTATGCCCTGA
- a CDS encoding DegT/DnrJ/EryC1/StrS family aminotransferase, with product MSSTLAIDGGTPVRSAPFPQWPMAGDEEGTAIAEVLASGRWGSTHGDRVAGFEDAFARYQQAAYGICLANGTMALVAALTAMGVGPGDEVIVPAYTFVASASAVLFANAVPVFADIRADTHLIEADQVEALITPRTRAIMAVHIAGRPCDLDALMDLGARHGIPVIEDAAQAHGASWRGRRVGAIGACGTFSFQTSKNISAGEGGVVVTDDEALADEVYSMVNLGRVRGGGWYQHDRVGYNLRLTEFQAAVLTAQLGRHPQQQATRSANAAVLTSLLSDAEVVLPAEDPRVTEHGLHLFVFQVPDRDRDAVVRALTAEGIPCLAGYAGLHRNKALRHKAEQLAGLTGMPLAQWDCPVTDRVAAATIWLPHHTLLGSVEDTADIAVAVGKVLGG from the coding sequence ATGTCATCGACGCTCGCAATCGACGGCGGGACGCCGGTCCGCTCGGCACCGTTTCCACAGTGGCCGATGGCCGGGGACGAGGAGGGCACGGCGATCGCCGAGGTGCTCGCCTCCGGCCGGTGGGGCAGCACGCACGGCGATCGCGTCGCCGGCTTCGAGGACGCGTTCGCGCGCTACCAGCAGGCCGCGTACGGGATCTGTCTCGCCAACGGCACCATGGCACTAGTGGCCGCGTTGACCGCCATGGGGGTCGGGCCGGGCGACGAGGTGATCGTTCCGGCGTACACGTTCGTGGCCAGTGCCAGCGCGGTGTTGTTCGCCAACGCCGTACCGGTCTTCGCCGACATTCGCGCCGACACCCACCTGATCGAAGCCGACCAGGTCGAAGCCCTCATCACCCCGCGTACGCGGGCGATCATGGCCGTGCACATCGCGGGCCGGCCGTGTGATCTGGACGCGCTGATGGACCTCGGTGCCCGCCACGGAATCCCGGTCATCGAGGACGCGGCGCAGGCACATGGCGCGTCCTGGCGCGGCCGGCGAGTCGGTGCCATCGGCGCGTGCGGCACCTTCAGCTTCCAGACGAGCAAGAACATCAGCGCCGGGGAAGGCGGCGTGGTCGTGACCGACGACGAGGCGCTCGCCGACGAGGTGTACTCCATGGTGAACCTCGGCCGGGTCCGCGGCGGCGGCTGGTATCAGCACGATCGCGTCGGGTACAACCTGCGTCTGACGGAATTCCAGGCCGCGGTCCTGACGGCGCAGCTGGGCCGGCACCCACAGCAGCAGGCGACCCGGTCGGCCAACGCCGCCGTCCTGACGTCATTGTTGAGCGACGCCGAGGTGGTGCTGCCCGCCGAAGATCCGCGAGTCACCGAGCACGGGCTGCACCTTTTCGTATTCCAGGTGCCGGACCGGGATCGGGACGCGGTCGTCCGAGCCCTGACCGCGGAGGGCATCCCGTGCCTGGCCGGCTATGCGGGCCTGCACCGTAACAAGGCGCTGCGCCACAAGGCAGAACAGCTGGCCGGGCTCACCGGTATGCCGCTGGCGCAGTGGGACTGCCCGGTGACCGATCGCGTGGCGGCAGCGACGATCTGGCTGCCCCATCACACGTTGCTCGGCTCGGTGGAGGACACCGCGGACATCGCGGTCGCCGTCGGCAAGGTGCTCGGCGGCTGA
- a CDS encoding ABC transporter ATP-binding protein, with protein sequence METDAVAQRSEAAGQVPALRLTGLHKAFGATVAVSHVDLTVPGGSFFGLVGPNGAGKTTALSMAVGLLRPDEGGSEVFGVDVWGDPVQARALMGVLPDGLAMPERLTGRELLTFLGQLRGIEPAVLAERTQELLDVMELNDAETTLVVDYSTGMRKKIGLATALLHGPRLLVLDEPFEAVDPVSAAALKTILIRFVESGGSVVLSSHVMALVEQLCDTVAIMAKGRVVAAGPLAEVRGERTLEQTFVRLVGSDEHAGRGLSWLAS encoded by the coding sequence ATGGAGACAGACGCTGTAGCGCAACGGTCTGAAGCGGCCGGCCAGGTGCCGGCGCTGCGGCTGACCGGCCTGCACAAGGCGTTCGGCGCGACCGTCGCGGTCAGCCACGTCGACCTGACCGTGCCGGGGGGATCGTTCTTCGGCCTGGTCGGCCCGAACGGCGCCGGCAAGACCACCGCCTTGTCCATGGCGGTCGGCCTGCTTCGCCCCGACGAGGGCGGTTCCGAGGTGTTCGGCGTGGACGTCTGGGGCGACCCGGTCCAGGCGCGCGCGCTGATGGGCGTCCTGCCGGACGGGCTGGCGATGCCTGAGCGCCTCACCGGCCGGGAGCTTCTGACGTTCCTCGGGCAGCTGCGCGGGATCGAGCCCGCCGTGCTCGCCGAGCGTACCCAGGAGCTGCTCGACGTGATGGAGCTGAACGACGCCGAGACCACCCTCGTGGTGGACTACTCGACCGGCATGCGCAAGAAAATCGGCCTGGCCACCGCGTTGCTGCACGGGCCGCGACTGCTGGTGCTGGACGAGCCCTTCGAGGCGGTCGACCCGGTGTCTGCGGCCGCACTGAAGACGATCCTCATCCGGTTCGTCGAGTCGGGCGGATCGGTGGTGCTGTCCAGTCATGTCATGGCGCTGGTCGAGCAGTTGTGCGACACGGTCGCCATCATGGCCAAGGGCCGGGTCGTCGCGGCCGGGCCGCTGGCCGAGGTCCGCGGCGAGCGGACGCTGGAGCAGACGTTCGTCCGGCTGGTCGGCAGTGACGAGCACGCCGGCAGGGGGCTGTCGTGGTTGGCGTCCTGA